Proteins from a single region of Styela clava chromosome 1, kaStyClav1.hap1.2, whole genome shotgun sequence:
- the LOC120335197 gene encoding uncharacterized protein LOC120335197 gives MIRSNNVRTFEGIIFVAMFYGVSATSGDGIIATQPDNDDVIGEWFPRLNVTCVNKQLNFEDNPNCNNGELSQEKIECAEGVFKDSTDRSCVTTERRINCTEQQVCSGWSQWIKIYNCCPNDTCVHPGLTLMRQEAGRFRTRDCRDDIDQECQGDYGIVQCGTGKRSGPDGWQQPDSGSSLPTIALSLAGTVMVGLLLFAALRIRKSARERLRAPPYGGEMQGVDNETGPAPADSRIQRILDSINTNGRNYELRERSDSTPGRRVYVLSPTPQDTNVVTWGRGFSRTTSQLTSITEEDVDALSQITESAEPQPDNCVFTYDSDAINELNESSAFDEDNKATSTEAINCINDVIAMYDVEKDVDDTNLEEILKENSRISTSDYRKSADYGADNNYLNTFGWKPQERAWKIEKLKDENKKSAERLSASCSTMNSTFSQASSSRSLGNGNITSQDNDKDDASSRVPLLGNDDFSMINNLKKEYKSLPSLLDTSQIPDIDDVLKDEYADDVV, from the exons atgattcgtTCAAATAATGTTCGGACTTTTGAAGGAATAATCTTCGTCGCCATGTTTTACGGAGTTTCGGCTACAAGTGGAGATGGGATTATTGCGACACAGCCTGACAATGATGACGTCATAGGAGAATGGTTCCCGCGCTTAAATGTCACTTGTGTTAACAAACAATTGAATTTTGAGGACAATCCTAATTGTAACAATGGGGAATTATCGCAAGAAAAAATCGAGTGCGCTGAAGGTGTGTTTAAAGATTCGACGGACAGAAGTTGTGTGACAACAGAAAGAAGGATAAATTGCACTGAACAACAG GTCTGCAGCGGTTGGTCACAATGGATCAAAATTTACAACTGCTGCCCGAATGACACTTGTGTTCACCCAGGCTTGACGCTCATGAGACAAGAGGCGGGGCGGTTCAGGACCAGGGACTGCAGAGATGAT ATTGATCAAGAATGCCAGGGAGATTACGGAATCGTGCAGTGTGGCACAGGGAAGCGTTCGGGGCCCGATGGGTGGCAGCAACCCGATAGCGGAAGTTCATTGCCTACAATCGCGCTCTCATTGGCTGGTACCGTCATGGTTGGGTTACTTTTGTTCGCCGCTTTGAGGATTCGAAAAAGTGCCCGGGAAAGGCTTCGAGCGCCACCTTATGGAGGAGAAATGCAAGGAGTGGATAATGAAACTGGACCTGCG CCAGCTGACTCTCGAATTCAAAGAATCCTGGACTCGATCAATACAAACGGTAGAAACTACGAACTCCGGGAACGCTCAGACTCCACGCCGGGACGCAGAGTTTATGTTCTTAGTCCGACTCCACAAGACACCAATGTTGTTACCTGGGGGAGGGGATTTAGTCGGACTACGTCACAATTAACCAGCATCACAGAGGAAGACGTGGATG CTTTATCTCAAATCACGGAAAGCGCCGAACCTCAGCCGGACAATTGTGTTTTCACATACGATAGTGACGCAATAAATGAACTTAACGAGTCGTCTGCGTTCGATGAAGACAACAAGGCAACGAGCACTGAAGccataaattgcattaatgacGTAATTGCAATGTATGACGTAGAGAAAGACGTTGACGACACAAACTTAGAAGAAATTCTGAAAGAAAATAGTCGCATTTCGACTTCAGATTACCGAAAATCCGCGGACTACGGGGCAGATAATAATTATTTGAACACGTTTGGTTGGAAGCCTCAAGAACGCGCTTGGAAAATAGAAAAACTCAAAGACGAAAACAAAAAAAGCGCGGAGCGACTTTCAGCATCTTGCTCTACCATGAACTCAACATTTTCCCAAGCTTCGTCATCACGGTCGCTTGGCAACGGAAATATTACGTCACAAGATAATGATAAAGATGATGCCAGCTCTCGCGTCCCTTTGCTAGGCAACGATGATTTCAGCATGATAAATAACTTAAAAAAAGAATATAAGTCGTTGCCTTCACTTCTAGATACGTCACAGATTCCCGATATTGATGACGTATTAAAAGACGAATACGCTGATGACGTCGTTTAG